The Geitlerinema sp. PCC 9228 genome contains the following window.
CAATCTTTAAGAAAGATGGCTACGACTATCAAGTCAATAAAAGTCAATTATTGTCCAGTAAATCACCTATTAGGAAGTAGCAGTTCCCTGCCATGCACGACCCGTTGATTGCTCGGTCTATTGCGGTACTGCTGCTGTTGTTGGTGGCAAGTATCAGCGCGATCGCTTTCAAACGCCTGCATTTTCCCTATACGATTGGTTTGGTGGTGGTGGGATTGGTTTTGGGATGGCTGTCGGAAAACGTACCGGCTTTAACTCCCCTGGAACATCTTCATTTATCCCACGAACTGATTTTATTTATTTTCCTACCGCCATTGGTGTTCGAGTCGGCGTTGAATCTGGATTGCCAGCTTTTGCTACGCAATGTTACCCCGATTTTGGTTTTAGCCGTCCCGGGTTTGTTACTTTCCACTGCCATTGTGGGAATTATCGTCGGGTCGCTAACGCCTCTATCGCTGGCACAGGCTTTTTTGTTCGGCGGTTTGATTTCGGCTACGGACCCAGTGGCGGTTATTGCCTTGTTTAAAGAATTGGGCGTTCCCAAACGGCTGATGGTTTTGGTAGAAGGGGAAAGCCTGTTTAACGATGCGGCGGCGATCGCGACGTTCCAGGTTTTGCTTTCTGTGAGCCTTTCTGGGAATTTTTCGGCGGTGACTCTGGCGAATGGTGCGGTGGAATTTTTGTTTGCGTTTTTCGGTGGTGTGGTGGTAGGAGCCATTTTGGGTATGTTGATGGGATATTTTATTGATAAAGCTCGGGAAAATATCTTTGTTTTAAGCACGGTTTCTGGGTTGGTGGCTTACGGTGCTTTTATTATTGGGGAACACCAGTTACAGGTTTCTGGTGTTATTGCTGTTTTAGTGGCGGGTATGGTGGTTGCCTGGCAAATATCCGTGCGATTGAGTCCGGAAAATCGTCAGTTTTTGCATGAATTTTGGGAATATATTTCTTTTTTAGCTAATAGCTTGATTTTTTTATTGGTGGGCATGACTACTGCCAGCTTTTTGCAAGCAAATCGTTTCCAGATGTGGGCTGGCCTTGGTGAAGGAGGGATGGTGGTGGTGTTGCTGGTGGCGATCGCGGCGGTTTTACTAGCCCGAGGCGTGGCTGTATTTGGTTTGCTACCGCTGACCAATTGGCTGCGTCGTCGCAATCGGGTCAATTGGCGGTATCAAGCGATCGCCTATTGGGGAGGCATTCGCGGTGCTGTCGGCTTGGCGTTGGCGTTAAGTTTGGCTCCTGACTTTCCCCACCGTAAGTTAATTTTAATGCTGACTTTAGGGGTGGCTATGTTTACTTTATTGGTTTCTGGAACCACCATCAAACAACTTATTTATGCCTTAAAAATCAACCGACCCTCCCTTTTAAATAGTATTGAAAAAGCACAAGCTGCCGTTTTGTCCAAAAAAGAAGCCATCCAACAAATTCATTTCCTGCAACAAATCGATCCCTATCTATCTCCAGATATTTGGCAACACTACCAGCAACAATACCAGCAAGAATTGGAACAAGCCGAAAACCACCTAGCCAATTTATGGTCCCAAGCCGATATCGACTCCGATGGAGCTGGTGGTGAGCCCAGTCGAACCATTCGCCAAGTTCTTTGGCTGCAAGCTTTGGCGATCGAACGGCAAGGTTACCGCCATTTGTACGACGAAGGATTGCTCGCGGAACTGACCCTAGAAAAATTAAACCTCGCCTCTTATTTAAAACAAGAATCCGTCCAAGGCGGCCAATTTCCACCACCAGCTCCCACCCCAAGTTTGCTAGAAACCAGATGGGAAAAATTTTGGCATTGGCTAACCCATACGCCCCAAGCTAAGTTCAGTTCCCAAGTTCCCAAGCAAAAGCGTGCCGATGCTATTCGCTACGAATACAATCTTGCGATCGCTTATGTAGGCAAGCAAGTAGCTACCAAAATCCAAAGTCTCCCTCAAGAAACCGGATTTGTTAACGCTGCCGCCAACGAATGTGTTGATTTTTTCCAAAAAAGTAGCGAGGCAGCTAGGGAAAGATTGGCAGCCACGAACCAAGGTTCCTCGCAAGTAGCCGTTCAACTGCAAGCAAAATTGCTGCAACGCTGTGCTTATTTAGGCGAACAAGAATCCATCCAGCAGTTGCTAGAAGATGGCATTATTAATACCAAGGTTGCCAGTCAGTTGAAACAAAAACTTGAAGAAAATATCCTGCATGCACGATCGCTATAACCAAAACATTGCCGGTGTTGATGAAGTGGGTCGGGGATGTCTGTTTGGACCCGTGGTAGCCGCTGCTGTGATTCTTTCTCCCACCGTTCGTAGCTTGTTGCTGGAAGCTGGGGTGCAAGACAGCAAAAAAATTGCTCCCAAAAAACGCCGCATCCTGGCAGAGTGCATTCGTCAAAACGCGATCGCCTGTTCTGTGGGCATTGCTTCGGTTGCAGAAATCGATCGCCTCAATATTTTACAAGCCTCCTTACTGGCCATGAAACGCGCTATTCTAAAATTATCCGTACCACCCGATTTATGCGAAATTGATGGCCGCCAATCCATCCCGAATCTCCCCTATCCCCAGCGAACCGTGGTTCGGGGAGATAGCCAAGTCCTCGCGATCGCCAGTGCTAGTATTGTTGCTAAAGTATGGCGGGATGACCTAATCGTGCGACTTGCCCAGCAATACCCAGAATACGACCTAGCCAGCAACAAAGGCTACGGCAGCAGCAAACATCGAACCGCCTTAAAGACCTACGGCGTTTCCCAGCAACATCGGCGATCGTTTCGCCCTTGTTCCGAAATCAAACTTCAGTACAACAGCCAATCCATATGAGTTCCAAACACGATCGCAATCCCGTTTTGTTAGTTCACGGCATAGACGATACTGCCGCCGTTTTCCAAACCATGTCCGCTTACTTACAAGCACAGGGATGGTCTACTTACAGTCCCAGTTTAACTCCCAACAACGGCGATGCAGGTTTAGAACGCTTAGCCCAACAAGTATCCAGTTATATCAAAACCCATTTTCCCCAAGACCAACCTATTGATATCGTAGGTTTTAGTATGGGAGGAATTGTTTCCCGTTACTACATTCAATATTTGGGCGGCATCCATCGCGTACAGCGGCTGGTGACCATTTCCTCGCCCCATCAAGGAACGTGGCTAGCTTACTTGCGCCAGAACCAAGGA
Protein-coding sequences here:
- a CDS encoding sodium:proton antiporter, which translates into the protein MHDPLIARSIAVLLLLLVASISAIAFKRLHFPYTIGLVVVGLVLGWLSENVPALTPLEHLHLSHELILFIFLPPLVFESALNLDCQLLLRNVTPILVLAVPGLLLSTAIVGIIVGSLTPLSLAQAFLFGGLISATDPVAVIALFKELGVPKRLMVLVEGESLFNDAAAIATFQVLLSVSLSGNFSAVTLANGAVEFLFAFFGGVVVGAILGMLMGYFIDKARENIFVLSTVSGLVAYGAFIIGEHQLQVSGVIAVLVAGMVVAWQISVRLSPENRQFLHEFWEYISFLANSLIFLLVGMTTASFLQANRFQMWAGLGEGGMVVVLLVAIAAVLLARGVAVFGLLPLTNWLRRRNRVNWRYQAIAYWGGIRGAVGLALALSLAPDFPHRKLILMLTLGVAMFTLLVSGTTIKQLIYALKINRPSLLNSIEKAQAAVLSKKEAIQQIHFLQQIDPYLSPDIWQHYQQQYQQELEQAENHLANLWSQADIDSDGAGGEPSRTIRQVLWLQALAIERQGYRHLYDEGLLAELTLEKLNLASYLKQESVQGGQFPPPAPTPSLLETRWEKFWHWLTHTPQAKFSSQVPKQKRADAIRYEYNLAIAYVGKQVATKIQSLPQETGFVNAAANECVDFFQKSSEAARERLAATNQGSSQVAVQLQAKLLQRCAYLGEQESIQQLLEDGIINTKVASQLKQKLEENILHARSL
- a CDS encoding ribonuclease HII, producing the protein MHDRYNQNIAGVDEVGRGCLFGPVVAAAVILSPTVRSLLLEAGVQDSKKIAPKKRRILAECIRQNAIACSVGIASVAEIDRLNILQASLLAMKRAILKLSVPPDLCEIDGRQSIPNLPYPQRTVVRGDSQVLAIASASIVAKVWRDDLIVRLAQQYPEYDLASNKGYGSSKHRTALKTYGVSQQHRRSFRPCSEIKLQYNSQSI
- a CDS encoding triacylglycerol lipase; amino-acid sequence: MSSKHDRNPVLLVHGIDDTAAVFQTMSAYLQAQGWSTYSPSLTPNNGDAGLERLAQQVSSYIKTHFPQDQPIDIVGFSMGGIVSRYYIQYLGGIHRVQRLVTISSPHQGTWLAYLRQNQGAAQMRPNSEFLQALNQRMDMLKAIQFTSIWTPLDLTIIPANSSQMPLGEEVQIPVPLHPWMIRDRRSLQAVASALQVQPRSPHLQTEIC